From a single Aricia agestis chromosome 17, ilAriAges1.1, whole genome shotgun sequence genomic region:
- the LOC121735395 gene encoding uncharacterized protein LOC121735395, which translates to MAFRNFCVCVLLALAAGNLITAEEERSWPTSLNMSMGDFFNMFFGSSIGNSSRTKRALPYFASCNYTNSSQTGLQCRDCNTASRCYPNNMALVRSCSGIFPYCNNGRCSFQPGPLCSSGSSGSGSGSGSGSSNSSSTNSTSG; encoded by the exons ATGGCCTTCCGCAACTTCTGTGTCTGCGTTCTGCTTGCTTTG GCAGCGGGAAACCTTATCACGGCTGAGGAGGAGAGGTCTTGGCCCACGTCTTTGAACATGTCCATGGGGGACTTCTTCAACATGTTCTTCGGCAGTAGCATCGGTAACAGCTCCCGAACCAAGAGGGCCCTACCTTACTTCGCCAGCTGCAACTATACCAATTCTAGCCAG ACCGGATTGCAATGCCGCGACTGCAACACGGCGTCCCGCTGCTACCCCAACAACATGGCGCTAGTGAGGTCCTGCAGCGGGATCTTTCCGTACTGCAACAACGGCCGCTGCTCCTTCCAGCCCGGACCGCTGTGCAGCTCCGGCTCGTCCGGCTCCGGATCCGGATCCGGATCCGGCAGCTCCAACTCCAGTAGCACCAACTCCACCTCCGGCTAG